GGCCGTGCCAACCATGACCGTGCCAGCCGCCGTGATCCCAGGGCGGATCGGCCAGCGCCGTGCCGGCTGTCGCGCCAAGACCGATGGTGCCCGCAAGCAGGGCGACGACGAAGCGTTTGCGCCGGGCGAAACGATCCAGGTTGCCGTTCATGGTCGAAACTCCTTGTTAACCTCGCCATGATATAAGCAGTCATCATGGCAGGGGAGGGGCGGCAATTCGGGCAAAATGTGGCTGACCGAAATTTCATCTGAACCGGGCCGGGCGTGGCGTTAAAATCGGCTGTGCCCCTTGCGGAACGGGCGACCGGGCGGGCATTGTCCGGCGTAATGACATGTCCCGGACCGAGCATCGGTAGAAATGGCCGTTGCGACCTGGCGGATAGCGGGTCGTGAAGCGTCGTCTGCGCGGCATCATCCTGCCGCTCCTCCTGCTGATCGTGACCGGGTATTTCGTGTTCAATGCGATCAACGGCTCGCGAGGCATCACCGCCCAGCGCCATGACCGCGCGATTCTCGCGACCGATACCGCCACTCTCGGTTCGGTGAAGCAGCGGCAGGATCGCTGGCAGTCGCGGGTGGACGCCCTGCGCCATCACGCCATCGCCCGCGACATGCTGAACGAACAGGCGCGCGCCGTGCTCAATCTTGCCAATCCGGACGATCTGGCGGTGCCCCTGCCGCCGGCCCCGAATAGCGCGCCCCCGGCGGCTCAGACCGGTTCGCAGCCGGGTGCCAAGCCGCATGTCGAGTCCAAATCCCCATCGCCACCCTGAACCGCAACTGGCGCGCGTCTCGGTTGCATCGCTGACGCCCCGATCCGCCGGTCTGCCCGATTTGTCGAGTGGATGAAGCGCGTTAACCATAAATCGGTTAACGTTCATATTGCGTTGCACAACCAATGTTTTTCCGCTGCCGCGCTTGCCATTTGATCGCGTTGCGGCGATTGAGGAACAGTCTGACCGCATGGAGGGGATCATGGCTGCGCGCCAAGCGAAATCTGCGTCTAAGGCATCCGCGAAACCGAGTCGCAAAGGGGCGCGTCCTGTGGCGCCGGGTCGTGACGAATTGCTCGCCGCCTATTCGAAAATGCTGCTGATCCGCCGGTTCGAGGAAAAGGCCGGGCAATTGTACGGCATGGGGCTGATCGGCGGTTTCTGTCATCTCTATATCGGGCAGGAAGCCGTGGTGACCGGCATGCAGATGGCGCTGGAACCGGGCGATCAGGTCATCACCTCCTATCGCGATCACGGGCATATGCTGGCCTGCGAAATGGACCCGAAGGGCGTGATGGCCGAGTTGACCGGCCGATCCGGCGGGTATTCGCACGGCAAGGGCGGCTCGATGCATATGTTCTCCAAGGAGAAGGGGTTCTATGGCGGGCACGGCATCGTGGGCGCGCAGGTGTCGCTCGGAACCGGTCTCGCCTTCGCCAATCGCTATCGCGGCAACGACCGGGTCTGCGTGACCTATTTCGGCGAGGGCGCGTCGAACCAGGGCCAGGTGTTCGAAAGCTTCAACCTCGCCGCGCTGATGAAGCTGCCGGTGATTTTCGTGATCGAGAACAACCGTTACGGCATGGGGACCAGCGTCGAGCGCGCTTCGGCCTCGCGCGATCTCAGCCAGAACGGTGCGCCGTGGCACATTCCAGGCTTGCAGGTGGACGGGATGGACGTGATGGCGGTGAAGGCGGCGGGCGAGCAGGCGGTGGCGCATTGCCGCGCCGGCAACGGGCCGTTTCTGCTCGAAATGAAGACCTATCGCTATCGCGGACATTCGATGTCCGACCCCGCGAAGTACCGCACACGCGAGGAGGTCCAGAAAATGCGGACCGAGCATGATTGCATCGATCTGGTCCGCAAGGCGCTGGAGCAGCAGGGCGAGACCGAAGAGGCGCTCAAGAAGATCGATGACGATATCAAGAAGCGTATTCAGGATGCGGCGGATTTCGCGCAGCAGAGTCCCGAACCGGATGAAGCCGAACTCTGGACCGATATTCTGGTGGAAGCATAAATCATGAGCACTGAAGTGTTGATGCCCGCGCTGAGCCCGACCATGACCGAGGGCAAGCTCGCGAAATGGCTCAAGAAAGTCGGCGATCAGGTGAAATCCGGTGACGTTCTGGCCGAAATCGAGACCGACAAGGCGACGATGGAGGTCGAGGCGGTCGATGAGGGCGAGTTGCTGAAAATCCTGGTTCCCGAAGGCACCGAGAGCGTGGCGGTCAACGCGCCGATCGCCGTGCTCGGCACCAAGGGCGAAAGCGTGGCGGCGTCTCCCGCGCCGAAGCCCGAAGCCGAACCCGCTGCTGCGACCAGACCGGAACCAAAATCCGAGTCCAAGGCCGCGCCGAAGCCTTCATCGGCCCCGTCCAGCGACAAGGATTGGGGACCGACGAGCGAAATCACCGTCCGCGAGGCCCTGCGCGATGCGATGGCCGCCGAGATGCGCCGCGATGGCGATGTGTTTCTGATGGGCGAGGAAGTTGCGCAGTATCAGGGCGCCTACAAGATCAGCCAGGGCCTGCTCGACGAATTCGGCGAGACGCGCGTGATCGATACGCCGATCACCGAACACGGGTTCACCGGCATGGCGGTGGGGGCAGCGATGTCCGGCCTGAAACCGATCGTCGAGTTCATGACCTTCAATTTCGCGATGCAGGCGA
This sequence is a window from Acidiphilium acidophilum. Protein-coding genes within it:
- the pdhA gene encoding pyruvate dehydrogenase (acetyl-transferring) E1 component subunit alpha gives rise to the protein MAARQAKSASKASAKPSRKGARPVAPGRDELLAAYSKMLLIRRFEEKAGQLYGMGLIGGFCHLYIGQEAVVTGMQMALEPGDQVITSYRDHGHMLACEMDPKGVMAELTGRSGGYSHGKGGSMHMFSKEKGFYGGHGIVGAQVSLGTGLAFANRYRGNDRVCVTYFGEGASNQGQVFESFNLAALMKLPVIFVIENNRYGMGTSVERASASRDLSQNGAPWHIPGLQVDGMDVMAVKAAGEQAVAHCRAGNGPFLLEMKTYRYRGHSMSDPAKYRTREEVQKMRTEHDCIDLVRKALEQQGETEEALKKIDDDIKKRIQDAADFAQQSPEPDEAELWTDILVEA
- a CDS encoding FtsB family cell division protein, translating into MKRRLRGIILPLLLLIVTGYFVFNAINGSRGITAQRHDRAILATDTATLGSVKQRQDRWQSRVDALRHHAIARDMLNEQARAVLNLANPDDLAVPLPPAPNSAPPAAQTGSQPGAKPHVESKSPSPP